Genomic DNA from Mycolicibacterium helvum:
CGTCCTCGCCGACGGCGGCGACCGGGAGGACTTCCTGCGGTTGCTGACGGCGTCGATGGTGGCCTCCGGCGATATGGCCCACGCCACGCACCCGAACTATCCCGACCGTCACGAACCCGGACACCTGATCGCCGTCAACTCCGGGCCGGTGCTCAAGGTACAGCCGAATCTGCGCTATGCCACCGACGGCCGGACCGCGGCGGCCTTCGAACTGGCCTGCCGGCAGGCGGGCGTGCCGCTACAACGGTATGAGCACCGCGCCGATCTGCCGTGCGGCTCGACCATCGGGCCGATGACCTCGGCGCGCACCGGTATCCCCACCGTGGACGTCGGCGCCGCCCAGCTGGCCATGCACTCCGCCCGCGAGCTGATGGGTGCGGCCGACGTCAGTGCGTATGCGGCTGCGCTGCAAGCATTTCTGTCACCGTCCTAAGTGGCCTCGTTCATCAACTAGACGCTTTCCGGACGGCCGCGAAACGTCGCCGCCGCCTATCATCCGCCGGTGCCGACAACCGCGTTGCCGCCCGCTCCGCCGCTTCCTCGGGCACTGCAAGCCGCAATCGCGGTGGCCGACCGCAGGACCGCCCTGCACATCGTGCGGCGCCGCTACGGCTCGGCGTTCACCCTCAATCTGCCCATCTTTGGCCGTGTCGTCGTGCTCAGCGACCCGGGCCAGATCCGCCAGCTGTTCAGGGCAGGCACCGATGTCGCCGACACGACCGACGCCAATCTCGGCCGTGTCATGGGCCCCAATTCGATGTTCGCGCTGGCGGGTCCGCGCCATCGCGCGCACCGCAAGCTGCTGACACCGCCGTTCAACGGGCGGCGGCTGGGCGCCTATGAGGCCATCGTCGAACGCGAAGCCGTCGCCGAATTCGGTGCCTGGCCCGCCGACCGCATATTCGCGGTGTTGCCGTCGATGATGCGCATCACCCTGAACGTCATCCTGCGGGCGGTGTTCGGGGCGGACGGCGAGGAGTTCACTCGGTTACGAGAAATGCTGCCGCGGGCGATCCAACTCGGGTCCAAGCTATCGCTCATCCCTGTGCCCCAATGGGATTGGGGACGCTGGAGCCCCTGGGGGCGATTCGGCATCTACCGTCGTGAGTACGACGAGATCGTCGACCGGCTGATCGAGAAGGCACTGGCCGATCCCGATCTGGAATCCCGCGACGACGTGTTGGCGCTGATGCTGGGCAGCCGCTACGAAAACGGTTCGCCGATGACCCGGGCCGAGATCGCCGACGAACTGATCACGTTGCTCGCGGCCGGTCATGAGACGACCGCCACCACGCTGGCCTGGGCGGTGGAGCGGCTACAGCGACACCCGGCGGTACTGGGCCGCCTGGTCGCTGACCTCGACGCAGGATCGGACGCGCTACTCAATGCCACCATCCTTGAGGTCCAGCGCGCCCGCCCGGTGATCGACGTGACCTTTCGGCAGGTGACCGCACCGGCGCTGACCCTTGGCCCGTGGACCATTCCGCAGGGGCTGACGATCGTGGCGAGCATCGGGCTCGTACACGCCGATGAAGCCGTCTTCCCCGACGCCGGCCGGTTCGATCCCGATCGGTTCCTGTCCCGGTCGCCCGACCCGGCCGAGTGGATTCCCTACGGCGGCGGCATCCGCCGCTGTATCGGCGCCGCGTTCGCGAACATGGAGATGCGGGTGGTCCTGCGGACCCTGCTGCGCGATCACACGATCAGCCCGTCGGATGCGCGCGGGGAAAAGCAGATGTCCCGAGG
This window encodes:
- a CDS encoding cytochrome P450 → MPTTALPPAPPLPRALQAAIAVADRRTALHIVRRRYGSAFTLNLPIFGRVVVLSDPGQIRQLFRAGTDVADTTDANLGRVMGPNSMFALAGPRHRAHRKLLTPPFNGRRLGAYEAIVEREAVAEFGAWPADRIFAVLPSMMRITLNVILRAVFGADGEEFTRLREMLPRAIQLGSKLSLIPVPQWDWGRWSPWGRFGIYRREYDEIVDRLIEKALADPDLESRDDVLALMLGSRYENGSPMTRAEIADELITLLAAGHETTATTLAWAVERLQRHPAVLGRLVADLDAGSDALLNATILEVQRARPVIDVTFRQVTAPALTLGPWTIPQGLTIVASIGLVHADEAVFPDAGRFDPDRFLSRSPDPAEWIPYGGGIRRCIGAAFANMEMRVVLRTLLRDHTISPSDARGEKQMSRGVAIAPAKGALVAVRPR